A region of the Methylobacterium nodulans ORS 2060 genome:
CAAGGGCAGCGCCGAAAAACCGCCGCAATTCACCCGCGGCTACGGCCTCGCCTTCGGGCAAAGCGAGCGCAAGGCGATGGCCATGGCGCTGGTGGACCGTTCGCTGCGGGCGGCCGAACTGGGCGAGCCGGTCGCCTCGCCCGCCCAGGACCAGGAATTCGTCCTCGCCCATTGCGACGCGCTTCAGGCGACGGGCTTCGTCGAGCACCTGAAGCTGCCCCATTACGTGGATTTCCAGGCCGAGCTGGAACTGGTGCGCCGGATGCGCGCCGAGCACGCCGCCGCGCAGGAGGCCGCCGAATGAGCGCGACGCTGCTTCACGACGCTGCGGTCGAGGCTCCGCATCCCGGCTACAACTTCGCCTATCTGGACGAGGGCACCAAGCGGATGATCCGCCGGGCGATCCTCAAGGCCATCGCGGTGCCCGGCTACCAAGTGCCCTTCGCCTCGCGCGAGATGCCGATGCCCTATGGCTGGGGCACCGGCGGCGTGCAGGTGACGGCGGCGATCCTCGGCCGGCGGGACGTGCTCAAGGTCATCGACCAGGGCTCGGACGACACCACCAACGCCGTCTCCATCCGCGCCTTCTTCGCCCGCACGGCCGGCGTCGCGGTGACCACCCGCACCGCCGAGGCGACGGTGATCCAGACCCGCCACCGCATCCCCGAGCACCCGCTCGCCGAGGGCCAGACCCTCGTCTACCAGGTGCCGATCCCCGAGCCGCTGCGCTTCCTCGAACCGCGCGAGACCGAGACGCGCCAGCTCCATGCCCTCGCCGAATACGGGCTGATGCATGTCAAGCTCTACGAGGACATCGCCCGGCACGGGCACATCGCCACCACCTACGCCTATCCGGTCGAGGTGGCGGGCCGTTACGTGATGGACCCGTCCCCGACCCCGAAATTCGACAACCCGAAGATGGATGATTGTCCGGCCCTGCAGCTCTTCGGAGCGGGGCGCGAGAAGCGCATCTACGCGGTGCCGCCCTATACGCGGGTGAGGAGCCTCGATTTCGAGGACCATCCGTTCCGGGTGCAGCATTTCGAGCGCCCCTGCGCCCTCTGCGGAGCCCGGGAAGTCTATCTCGACGAGGTGCTGCTCGACGATGCCGGAGGGCGGATGTTCGTCTGCTCGGACACGGATTTCTGCGAGGAGCGCCGCGCCGCCGGCCATCAGGGGGAGGGCGTGTGACGATGGAACCGCTTCTGCGCATCCGCGGCCTCACCAAACGCTACGGCGCCCGGCTCGGCTGCGCCGACATCTCCTTCGACCTCGATCCGGGCGAGGTGCTGGCCATCGTCGGCGAATCCGGCTCCGGCAAGTCGACCCTGCTGTCGCTGATCGCCCGCGAGCTCGAACCCGATGCCGGCGAGGTTCTGTTCCGGATGCGCGACGGGCGGCTTTCCGATCTCGCCGCCCTGTCGGCGGCCGAGCGGCGCCACCTCATGCGCACCGATTGGGGCTTCATCCGGCAGGATGCGGCGCAAGGGTTGCGCCTTGCCGTCTCGGCCGGCGGAAATGTCGGCGAGCGGCTGATGGGGGTGGGCGCCCGGCATTACGGAAGGATCCGATCCGCTGCCCTCGACTGGCTCGCCAAGGTCGAGATCGCGTCCGACCGCATCGACGACACCCCGGCGAGTTTTTCCGGCGGCATGCGCCAGCGCCTGCAAATCGCCCGCAACCTCGTCACCGGCCCGCGCCTCGTGCTGATGGACGAGCCGACCTCGGGC
Encoded here:
- the phnK gene encoding phosphonate C-P lyase system protein PhnK, which produces MEPLLRIRGLTKRYGARLGCADISFDLDPGEVLAIVGESGSGKSTLLSLIARELEPDAGEVLFRMRDGRLSDLAALSAAERRHLMRTDWGFIRQDAAQGLRLAVSAGGNVGERLMGVGARHYGRIRSAALDWLAKVEIASDRIDDTPASFSGGMRQRLQIARNLVTGPRLVLMDEPTSGLDVSVQARLLDLIRRLVAELGLAVVIVTHDLAVARLLSHRMIVMRAGRVVETGLTDQVLDDPAEPYTQLLVSSVLAA
- a CDS encoding alpha-D-ribose 1-methylphosphonate 5-phosphate C-P-lyase PhnJ, whose amino-acid sequence is MSATLLHDAAVEAPHPGYNFAYLDEGTKRMIRRAILKAIAVPGYQVPFASREMPMPYGWGTGGVQVTAAILGRRDVLKVIDQGSDDTTNAVSIRAFFARTAGVAVTTRTAEATVIQTRHRIPEHPLAEGQTLVYQVPIPEPLRFLEPRETETRQLHALAEYGLMHVKLYEDIARHGHIATTYAYPVEVAGRYVMDPSPTPKFDNPKMDDCPALQLFGAGREKRIYAVPPYTRVRSLDFEDHPFRVQHFERPCALCGAREVYLDEVLLDDAGGRMFVCSDTDFCEERRAAGHQGEGV